A genomic region of Zalophus californianus isolate mZalCal1 chromosome 1, mZalCal1.pri.v2, whole genome shotgun sequence contains the following coding sequences:
- the LOC118356397 gene encoding keratin-associated protein 19-8-like: MSYYGNYYGGLGWGSGWGCGSYPQLGWGSGWGCGSYPQLGWGSGGYGYGCSRPLCYGRYGFSNFY, encoded by the exons ATGAGCTACTACGGCAACTACTATGGTGGTCTGGGCTGGGGCAGTGGCTGGGGATGTGGCAGCTACCCCCAACTGGGCTGGGGCAGTGGCTGGGGATGTGGCAGCTACCCCCAACTGGGCTGGGGCAGTG GAGGCTATGGATACGGCTGCTCTCGCCCACTGTGCTATGGAAGATATGGATTCTCTAACTTCTACTGA
- the LOC113918961 gene encoding keratin-associated protein 19-7-like, whose amino-acid sequence MSYYSNYDGGLGYGCGGFGGLGCGCGWGCGSFHRQGCGWGWGGYRYGCCRPSCYGRYGFCGFY is encoded by the coding sequence ATGAGCTACTACAGCAACTACGACGGAGGCCTGGGCTACGGCTGTGGAGGTTTTGGTGGCCTGGGCTGTGGCTGTGGTTGGGGATGTGGCAGCTTCCACAGACAGGgctgtggctggggctggggaggctaCAGATATGGCTGCTGCCGCCCATCTTGTTACGGAAGATATGGATTCTGTGGCTTCTACTGA